The segment ACTGTCAGAGGTGGCGAAAATAAAGGTACAGGAAGGTCCTGTTACCATTGACCGAAGTGATCTCCAGGATGGCATTGACTATACCGTACAATATGGTGATACGGATCTCGGTTCCATGCAACAGAGCGTACAGCAGAAATTAAAGGATATCAAGCTTCCTGACAGCTTAAGTGTACGGTCTCTCGGCTCTGTTGAACTGCTCAATGATGCCATCGATGATCTCGCTTTGGCAGGGGTCTTGTCTGTTCTCTTTGTCTTTCTCGTACTGTCGGCACAATTTGAATCCTTTAAGTACCCCTTCACCATTATTCTGACCTTGCCACTCATGGTGATCGGTGTAGCCGGAGCCTTGTTCGCATCTCAGACTCCTGTCGGGATTACCGTGATGATCGGATTGATTGTCCTGGGGGGCATAGTGGTTAATAATGCCATCGTCTTGATCGATTATATAAACCAGCTGAAAAGGCGTGGAATTCATAGTCTGAAAGCTATTGTAGACAGTGGAACCGTTCGATTGCGTCCCATTCTGATGACGGCAACGACGACCATTCTCGGGTTGATTCCCCTGTCTTTGGGAATTGGGGAGGGAACGGAAATCCAGCAACCGATGGGGCTTACCGTGATTGGAGGGCTGTTGAGCAGTACGTTGTTGACTCTGATCGTCATCCCCGTGTTCTACAGCTGGTTTGATCCGGAAACCCGTCGCATGAAGAAAGATGAGCGCAGGAAAAAGCTGATGGAATTGTGACATGTAAGTTTTAACCTCCCGTAAGGGAGGTTTTTTTACGCTGGTTCAGTTCACATTCAGATGTGTTGAGGTGTGTATAACGCACGTCCCGTTGCCATTCTATACAACAGTTCCCGGTTAGATTAAACTGGCTCCAAAGAGAAGGGAGTGATACCAATGAAACGTGTTTATTTTTCCAATTCGAGAGGTAAAACCTTGGCAGGTTTTTTGTACCCCTCTGACTCCCACTCGATGATTGTCATGGCACACGGTTTTCTATCGAATCAATACTCCAAGGGGCGGTTTAAAGTATTGGCACAGGCTTTTAACCACTCCGGCTTCTCTGTGTTAACCTTTGACTTCAGCGGATGCGGCGAAAGCGATGATGACAGTTTGACTGCTGCTAAACAAGTGGATGACCTGCGGTCGGCGCTTCGGTTTGTCCAGTCTGAAGGCTACCAAAGAATTGCCCTTTACGGTCATAGTCTGGACAGTCTGATCGGTTTAAAATGTTGCACTCCTGACATTGCCACCATCGTGTTATCAGGTGCATTAACAGGGCCGATGACCTATAACTGGGATGAACTCTTTACCCAGGAGCAGATGGAAGAATTGGATCATTATGGCTGTATAACGGTGTTTCCTGATGATGGCGTGAGGGAAAGGATCGTAGTGGATAAGCAAATGTTGATGGATTTTGAGGAAATCAATCAACAGGAACTGCTTCAATCTGTGACCTGTCCGGTTTTGATTATTCACGGCAACGGGGATGAAGAAGAAAGAATGCTTCTGCAAAGATCCCAACAGGGGATGTTCCATCTGTCCAAGGATTCAAGGTTAGTGGTCGTCGATGGTGCCGACCACAGTTTTTTGGGACACTTGGATAAACTGACGCAATTGGCGAATCAATGGTACAAGCAACATCTGTAACTTATTTACCAATATTGTTATTATTTTTAAAAGACCTTGATTCCGCCGATATCCATTGATTATACTAAAAGAAATAATATTTATTTTAAGAGGAGTACATATATGCTGATCCAACAAGGGTTGTCTGAATTGAAGCTGATTAAAAAGCGCATGGCTAAAATTCAGGAGGATCTTGCCACTTATTCTGCCTGGTCTTCTAAAAAGAAGCATCCCTGGGGAGTGAAAGGAACCAATCAGGAATACAGTGTCAAGCAGGCGGAAAAGGAAGTCCAGGCCCGTATTCAATCCTACCATGATCTGTCCCGGCGCTTTTTTTCCATTAAGACAGCTATTGATCGTACCAATCTGGAAACGAAAATAACAGTAGCAGGCAAAACTTTTACTCTTCACGAAGCGCTTTTATATAAAAATCAGCTGGTTGACATGAATCAACAATTAGTGGATGCTTGTAACCAAGCAATCCGAAAGGCAGAAAGTGACGTAGATCGATTTAATGCAAAAAAAGAACGAGATACCCTTGATACGGCTGATTTGTTGTATCTTTTTCCACTTCAGGAAGTGGAGAAAGTAAACCAATTTAATATCGAATTTATGGAACAGGTAGATGCCGCTCTGCAAATTGCCAATGCAACGACTCATTTGATTGGACTGGAAGAATAGGATCTTTACTCAATCAATCGTCCTTCATGGTTATTCTTTGACTTCATTGCTTTGGCAGCGTAGAAAACCCCAAAAATGTCTCCTATTATAAATTGGAACTGAGTGTTCAGGGTTTAAGGTATAGTGTTGAGTGTTGTTTTGAATCCCAGTGTTAAATGCTCAGAGTTAAGTGATCGACAAAACCCTGTATTGACTTTCCTGTGCCAACAGGGCAGTACGCAGCTGTTGGGGTTTGAGATACAGGCTGCTGTCAAAGCAAATCCCCCTTCGTTCAAATTGGAATGAGGGGGGATTTTATAATTGCAAACCGCACTTTTTCAATTAGGGTCAAACAGATTGATTCATTTGGATAAAACTTACGATCCAGGTATTACAAGGGGCACAATACATAAAGGATTCTTTTTTTGACGGGAGCCATGTATCTTTTTGCGGATTCCGTTATCATTAGCTCAGAAAGGAGTTATGATTCATGAAAGTGTATAAAGCATTGTCCATAGCCGGCTCCCATAGCAGGGGCGGAGCCGGGATACAAGCAGATTTGAAAACCTTTCAGGAACGGGATGTTTACGGTATGGGTGTCATTACCCTCTTTGCCACTGCCGATTATAAAGGGAACCGGAATGTGTTTCCCCAACCGTTGCAAGTGATAGAAGCCCAGTGGGACACGGTGTTCTCCGGGATGGATGTGGATGCTCTCAAAACCGGGATGCTTTTTTCCGTGGATATCATGCGGTTGGTCACTTCTAAAATAAAAACAAGCAAGGTTCCTCATGTTGTAGTGGACCCGGTAATGGCTTCCAAGGAGGGAGCTGCCCTGTCCCAGGAAGATTCCCTGGATGTTCTGAAAAAGGAGTTGATTCCCCTGGGAAGTGTCGTGACTCCCAACCTGCCAGAGGCGGCTTTACTTGCCGGTATGGATTCGATCAGGACAGTGGCGGAAATGAAAGAAGCGGCGAAGCGGATTCACGACCTGGGCAGCCGGTATGTGTTGGTTAAGGGTGGACGATTAACCCAGGAGAATGCCATCGATCTCCTCTATGACGGAGTGGCGTTCCAATCCTATGAAGCAGAACGCATAGACACTCCCCATACCAATGGAGCCGGGTGCACCCTGTCAGCGGCGATCACAGCAGAACTGGCTAAGGGAAAACCCATTGCCGAAGCAGTGGGAAAGGGGAAAGCATTCATTACGGAAGCCATCCGTCATGCGGTTCCGGTGGGGCGGGGGAGAAATCCCACCTATCATGCTGCTTACCGCAAGTATGTTAAAAGCTGACTGTTAAGGAAAACCGCTCTCAAACCAGACCGGTTGGGAGCGGACAACCCTGACTTTGTATAATGGTGATCATAAAGCGGCAATGCCAATGGGGGAATTAGTTGCGATGATCCCAACCCACAGCCTCTGAAAGATGCTGAAAGCCGTCTTTGTCCATTAATCGGAGCAACTCCCGGTTGATATTCCGGGCAATGGAGGGGCCTTGATAGATCATACCCGTGTAAACCTGAAGGAGGCTGGCTCCCGCTTTTATTTTTTCATAGGCATCCTCTCCGTTGAAAATTCCCCCCACTCCGATAATCGGCACCTTTCCGTCACTGATGCGATAAATCCGCCGTATCATTTCAGTTGACATCTCCTTGAGAGGGCGACCGCTCAGTCCGCCTTGTTCCTTATGGAGAGGACTGGTTAATCCTTCCCGAGAGAGTGTGGTGTTGGAAGCGATGAAACCATCGATTTTTAAATCCAGTGCAATTCGGACTGCCTTGGTCAATTCATCCCTGGACAAATCCGGTGCCAGTTTGAGAAATAAGGGTCGAATTTCACCGGTCTCATCTTGCATTTCATCCCGTTCTGTCATAACCAGACGGAGGAATTCGCTCAGGACTTCATCCTGTTGTAAATCCCGCAATCCTTGGGTGTTGGGAGAGCTGATGTTTACTACAAAATAATCTCCGTGCCGGTATAATGCCCGTAGCCCGTGTCGGTAATCCGATGCCGCTTCTGTCTGTGGGGTGTTTTTGTTTTTGCCCAAATTGACTCCGATGGGGATCGGGGGGCGGGGTAAAGTGGAAAGATGTAAACGGGCTTGTTCCACTCCTGAGTTGTTAAATCCCATTCGATTGATGACGGCGTTATCTTCCACCAGTCGATACAATCGCGGCAGGGGATTACCTGTTTGGCGTCTGGGTGTCAAGGTTCCTACTTCCACGGAGCCAAACCCCAAAGCAGCTAAGGCCTGATAGACTTTGGCATTCTTATCGAATCCTGCTGCCAGTCCTACCGGGTTGGGAAAGTGAAGGTGAGAAATGGTCATGTTCAAGCGGGGATCATCCATTTTCATCCAGCTGTGAAGAAGTTGCAGCAATAAAGGTATTCGCTGGACTCGTTGGAGACTCTGGATGGTCCATTCGTGAGTTTTTTCAGGATCAAAGCGGAACAAAATTTTTCGTATTAATGGATACACAGTCATATTCCTTTCCAGGCCATCGTTCTTCCCCGTAGCATACCACATTTTTAGGCGAAATCGTAATCAATGACATTGAAGATGAAGGCGGAACCTGAAAGGGTACTCGTCAGGAAAGGCTCCGGAACATCCTTTTGAGAAAAATAATTGTATGTGTCAACATCAGGTGCTTAATACCCTGAACGTAAGTTTAAGAACTTATCATGGATGTTTGATGGTATTTCTCTATAGCCGTCTGATCCTGTCCGGGAAGGATCCCTTCTCCTTTCAGAACTGTTTATCTCAACGGGATGTAGCATCATAAGAAGAAGGAAATGGAGGAAACCAGTATGATTTTACCCTTTGCAACAAAGAACGAAGGTAAATTGAAAGAAGCTGAGCAAGTGTTGAAGCCTTATGGAATCCAGGTGACAGGGCTCTCTTTGGATCTGATGGAGCCGGATGTAGGCTCTGTGGAGGCGGTGACGAAGTATAAATTAAAACAAGTATGGGAACAGGGTTATACACGGGTTTTGGTAGATGACGCCGGTATTTTTTTTGCAGCTTATCCTTCATTTCCAGGTATTCTGAGTAAGCGGATTTTCGAGCGCATCGGCTATCGGGGGATTATGAAGCTGTTGGCAGGGGAAACTCGACGGGCTTGGTTTGAAGGTGCAGTGGGAGTACTGTGGGATGGAGATACAGCTTGCTTTTCCGCCCGGACTTCCGGATTTTTATTGGAGAAAAACCCGGAGGAAATAAAAGCGGAGCCGGGATTTCCCTTTAATCCACTGTTTGTACCGGATGGTGATACAAGGCCTATGTCTGAAATGTCATGGGAAGAGAGAAATCGATTTTCATACAGGGAGACAGCATTGAGACAGGTGGCCCAATGGTTGCGTAACCGTTATGATAACGGGTGCGAGAGCTGATTGACGAAGGGAACGAGTCATGTTAAACTACGAAACATATCACGATACTTTAGTTCATTAGCAAACTAAAGCATCAAGGGTCAGGAGTGAGTAACATGGCGAGGCCCCGGGAGTTTGAGAAACCGACAGGTGTTCGTGATTTGCCGCCGGAATTGGCAATTCGCAAGCGGCTGATTGAAAATCACGTACAGGAACGGTTTCAACGTTGGGGATACCGGGAAGTGGTTACCCCGGCACTGGAGTATTTTGAAACGGTGGGGGATGCCAGTGCGATCCAGGAACATAAACTTTTCAAGTTATTGGACCGACAGGGTCAAACCCTGGTTCTGAGGCCGGATCAGACAGCACCCATCGCCAGAATGGCGGCCTCGATCATGAAGGAAGAATCTTTACCGATGCGATTGTTTTATCATGCCAATGTTTTTCGGGCTCAAGAGCGGGAAGCCGGTCGTCATACAGAGTTTTTCCAGTCCGGTGTGGAACTGATCGGCGGGGAGAGCCCGGAAGAAGATGCTGAGGTGATCGCATTGGCGACAGAGTCCCTCCAGATGTGTCAAATTGATCCACTTCAACTGACAGTGGGGCACATCGGGTTACTGGAGGGATTGCTGAAACAGTATGTCCACAGCGATCAAGAGGTGGCCAGGTTAAAAGAGAGCCTGGGACGTCGGGATCTTGTCTCTTACCAGGAACGGGTTAAAGAATTGCATCTGGATAAGGAGAGTGGGGAGGGGTTGCTCTCTTTGCTTCGTTTGAGAGGAGACCCATCCATTTTGCGGCGGATTTGCAAACAAGTTTCCTCCCCATC is part of the Kroppenstedtia pulmonis genome and harbors:
- a CDS encoding alpha/beta hydrolase family protein, whose amino-acid sequence is MKRVYFSNSRGKTLAGFLYPSDSHSMIVMAHGFLSNQYSKGRFKVLAQAFNHSGFSVLTFDFSGCGESDDDSLTAAKQVDDLRSALRFVQSEGYQRIALYGHSLDSLIGLKCCTPDIATIVLSGALTGPMTYNWDELFTQEQMEELDHYGCITVFPDDGVRERIVVDKQMLMDFEEINQQELLQSVTCPVLIIHGNGDEEERMLLQRSQQGMFHLSKDSRLVVVDGADHSFLGHLDKLTQLANQWYKQHL
- the thiD gene encoding bifunctional hydroxymethylpyrimidine kinase/phosphomethylpyrimidine kinase: MKVYKALSIAGSHSRGGAGIQADLKTFQERDVYGMGVITLFATADYKGNRNVFPQPLQVIEAQWDTVFSGMDVDALKTGMLFSVDIMRLVTSKIKTSKVPHVVVDPVMASKEGAALSQEDSLDVLKKELIPLGSVVTPNLPEAALLAGMDSIRTVAEMKEAAKRIHDLGSRYVLVKGGRLTQENAIDLLYDGVAFQSYEAERIDTPHTNGAGCTLSAAITAELAKGKPIAEAVGKGKAFITEAIRHAVPVGRGRNPTYHAAYRKYVKS
- a CDS encoding quinone-dependent dihydroorotate dehydrogenase; its protein translation is MYPLIRKILFRFDPEKTHEWTIQSLQRVQRIPLLLQLLHSWMKMDDPRLNMTISHLHFPNPVGLAAGFDKNAKVYQALAALGFGSVEVGTLTPRRQTGNPLPRLYRLVEDNAVINRMGFNNSGVEQARLHLSTLPRPPIPIGVNLGKNKNTPQTEAASDYRHGLRALYRHGDYFVVNISSPNTQGLRDLQQDEVLSEFLRLVMTERDEMQDETGEIRPLFLKLAPDLSRDELTKAVRIALDLKIDGFIASNTTLSREGLTSPLHKEQGGLSGRPLKEMSTEMIRRIYRISDGKVPIIGVGGIFNGEDAYEKIKAGASLLQVYTGMIYQGPSIARNINRELLRLMDKDGFQHLSEAVGWDHRN
- a CDS encoding non-canonical purine NTP pyrophosphatase, coding for MILPFATKNEGKLKEAEQVLKPYGIQVTGLSLDLMEPDVGSVEAVTKYKLKQVWEQGYTRVLVDDAGIFFAAYPSFPGILSKRIFERIGYRGIMKLLAGETRRAWFEGAVGVLWDGDTACFSARTSGFLLEKNPEEIKAEPGFPFNPLFVPDGDTRPMSEMSWEERNRFSYRETALRQVAQWLRNRYDNGCES
- the hisZ gene encoding ATP phosphoribosyltransferase regulatory subunit — its product is MARPREFEKPTGVRDLPPELAIRKRLIENHVQERFQRWGYREVVTPALEYFETVGDASAIQEHKLFKLLDRQGQTLVLRPDQTAPIARMAASIMKEESLPMRLFYHANVFRAQEREAGRHTEFFQSGVELIGGESPEEDAEVIALATESLQMCQIDPLQLTVGHIGLLEGLLKQYVHSDQEVARLKESLGRRDLVSYQERVKELHLDKESGEGLLSLLRLRGDPSILRRICKQVSSPSVEAAAQHLMEIWEALEDWGVADFVRLDLSLVGSLDYYTGFYFEGYGADGVYLASGGRYDGLLGQFGRPAPARGFALKTDRLMEASHGSWADHKEKLAVVYPQKMRRQAFAQADELRRQGNSVTLFKVEANQDLPSKVQDFSRMIRLEVSRDG